The following are encoded in a window of Cyanobacteriota bacterium genomic DNA:
- a CDS encoding C13 family peptidase — MLSFTTVSLPTIMLIGLSLFGKDTSKLSVAPHVGHRTCQGQPPAFLVVAGGSSPRNTEIALEKNVLYFQRTLRHLGYSPASATVYFANGNSRQPSVRYIDSRGRQQFKLPQIPNLNGASTPANIQQWFQRVGRSPSTQSIFFYFTGHGDFNQRNPDNNALMLWNNQYMTVQELATLLDQLPANKPIVTMMAQCYSGSFANFVYQGGNPRYPLATQSRCGFFATIKTLPSVGCTPAVNEADYRDYSSSFFAGLSGRSRTGQAVASADYDRDGRVSYAEAHAFAKVDEFTTDLPVSTSEVWLQERASEQEIDTILDRSIADILLTARPEQYYVVTALLQKFNLSPQQSYRQASDRAQIRSEEEQAYLVRLGMELVNIAMEQKIRAGTGRDVASLDKLLKCERGSWSTTHAE; from the coding sequence ATGCTTTCATTCACCACTGTTAGTCTGCCAACCATCATGCTGATAGGGCTATCATTGTTTGGCAAAGATACTAGCAAGTTGTCTGTAGCTCCCCATGTTGGGCACCGCACCTGTCAAGGCCAACCACCTGCTTTTTTGGTAGTGGCTGGCGGCTCTAGCCCTCGCAATACTGAGATTGCTCTGGAAAAGAATGTGCTGTATTTTCAACGCACCCTGCGTCATTTAGGATACAGCCCAGCTAGTGCAACTGTATACTTTGCTAATGGCAATAGCAGGCAGCCTAGTGTTCGTTATATCGATAGCCGTGGACGGCAGCAGTTTAAACTACCCCAAATTCCCAACTTGAACGGAGCCTCAACACCTGCCAATATTCAGCAGTGGTTTCAGCGAGTGGGCCGATCGCCGTCAACACAGAGTATTTTCTTTTACTTCACAGGGCATGGTGACTTCAACCAGCGTAACCCGGACAACAATGCCCTCATGCTGTGGAATAATCAGTACATGACAGTGCAAGAGCTGGCTACACTGTTAGATCAACTCCCTGCGAATAAGCCGATTGTCACAATGATGGCACAGTGCTATTCCGGATCCTTTGCTAATTTTGTCTACCAAGGTGGGAATCCACGCTATCCCCTAGCAACTCAGAGTCGGTGTGGTTTTTTCGCTACTATTAAAACCTTGCCGTCGGTAGGTTGTACCCCGGCTGTGAATGAAGCAGACTACCGGGACTATAGCTCTAGTTTCTTTGCTGGTTTAAGTGGCAGGTCTCGTACAGGGCAAGCAGTTGCCTCGGCAGACTACGATCGTGATGGACGGGTATCCTATGCTGAGGCCCATGCCTTTGCCAAGGTAGATGAATTCACCACCGACTTGCCAGTGTCTACTTCAGAAGTGTGGCTACAAGAGCGAGCCAGTGAACAGGAGATTGACACAATCCTCGACCGCTCGATCGCTGACATCTTGCTTACAGCTCGTCCAGAACAGTACTACGTGGTTACTGCCTTGCTGCAAAAGTTTAATCTATCTCCTCAACAGTCCTATCGACAGGCTAGCGATCGAGCGCAGATTCGCTCGGAGGAAGAGCAAGCTTACTTAGTGCGGTTAGGAATGGAACTAGTAAATATCGCCATGGAACAAAAAATTCGTGCAGGCACTGGCAGAGATGTTGCTAGTCTAGATAAGTTATTGAAATGTGAACGGGGTTCATGGTCAACTACCCATGCAGAGTAA
- a CDS encoding tetratricopeptide repeat protein, which yields MGLIVLLGFTAPALAAETSNSDLLQELERIGQQAFAATQAKDYATAEQYWTEMIEKFPNNPAAWSNRGNARVSQNKLQEAIADYNQAIALAPDAPDPYLNRGAALEGLGRWDDAIADYNRVLALDAQDAAAYNNRGNAKGGKGDWQGAIADYLRATELAPDYAFAFVNYAIALYQVGETDTAIRKLRNLVRKYPQFPDARAALTAALWKQGRRGEAESQWVAVVGLDPRYKDLDWVRHVRRWAPAMTAALDSFLKLQD from the coding sequence ATGGGTCTAATAGTGCTGCTTGGGTTTACTGCCCCAGCCCTAGCAGCCGAGACTAGCAACAGCGACCTCCTGCAAGAGTTAGAGCGCATTGGTCAGCAGGCCTTTGCAGCTACCCAGGCTAAAGACTATGCGACAGCAGAGCAATATTGGACTGAGATGATTGAGAAATTTCCCAATAACCCTGCTGCCTGGAGTAATCGAGGCAATGCTAGGGTCAGCCAAAACAAGTTGCAGGAGGCAATCGCTGACTATAACCAAGCTATTGCCCTAGCTCCGGATGCTCCGGATCCCTACTTAAATCGAGGTGCTGCCCTAGAAGGGCTAGGGCGTTGGGATGATGCGATCGCTGACTATAATCGTGTTCTAGCCCTAGATGCCCAGGATGCAGCAGCCTACAACAATCGTGGCAATGCCAAGGGTGGCAAGGGAGACTGGCAAGGGGCGATCGCTGATTACCTGCGCGCTACAGAACTAGCTCCTGACTATGCCTTTGCTTTCGTCAACTATGCGATTGCTCTTTACCAAGTGGGCGAAACCGATACTGCTATTCGCAAGCTCCGTAACCTAGTCCGTAAGTATCCCCAGTTTCCTGATGCCCGTGCTGCCCTCACTGCTGCTCTGTGGAAACAAGGACGACGGGGCGAGGCCGAAAGTCAATGGGTAGCCGTCGTGGGGCTAGATCCCCGCTACAAAGATCTAGACTGGGTGCGGCACGTTCGACGCTGGGCACCTGCCATGACTGCTGCCCTTGATAGCTTCCTTAAGCTACAGGACTAG
- a CDS encoding AI-2E family transporter translates to MQSNNLMTWWQSTSLQIRVLMIILAAPLVVINGWAFATIFNYFRSLITILVGASLLAFLLNYPISFLERRGAKRGPVAVLVFLVAIALLTAIGITLLPDAITQAQQLVTRLPELIDSGRRQVIMLNEQAEKLGLPLNFDSLFVQISDRLKGQVQAIAGQVLNFAVVTVTSLLDFALTLVLAFYISQHGDEVWNGLISWLPAKVQRPFSQTLRLSFQNFFINQLIIATCMASALVPSFLWLKVPFGLLFGLTIGIMALVPFGGTVGIIIVTILVTLQNFWLGIQTLLAAVIVQQILENLVAPRLLGSFTGLNPVWILIAILTGARIGGLLGVIVSVPIAVVIKTALVAIRMPDEDFSSSLLHSDDNNRDSSYKPLAASDPNVRSLMSSEVVGDA, encoded by the coding sequence ATGCAGAGTAATAACCTAATGACGTGGTGGCAGAGTACTAGCTTACAGATTAGGGTGCTGATGATTATTTTGGCAGCGCCTCTAGTGGTCATTAATGGCTGGGCATTTGCCACCATTTTCAACTATTTCCGCTCGCTGATTACCATTCTAGTGGGGGCTTCTCTGTTAGCGTTCTTACTCAACTATCCCATCAGTTTTCTAGAACGACGTGGAGCCAAGCGCGGCCCTGTGGCTGTGTTGGTGTTTCTGGTAGCCATTGCCCTGTTGACTGCGATCGGCATTACTCTCTTACCCGATGCCATTACCCAAGCGCAACAATTGGTAACCCGGCTGCCAGAACTTATTGATTCTGGTCGTCGCCAAGTCATCATGTTGAATGAGCAGGCCGAAAAGCTGGGGCTACCCCTTAACTTTGACTCGCTGTTCGTGCAGATCAGTGATCGTCTCAAGGGGCAAGTGCAAGCGATCGCGGGGCAAGTGCTCAACTTTGCTGTGGTTACCGTCACCAGTCTATTAGACTTTGCCCTGACTCTTGTTCTGGCCTTCTACATCTCCCAACACGGAGATGAGGTTTGGAATGGGTTAATTTCTTGGCTACCTGCTAAGGTACAACGCCCCTTTTCCCAGACATTGCGCCTCAGTTTTCAAAATTTCTTCATTAATCAGCTCATTATTGCCACCTGCATGGCATCGGCACTGGTACCTAGCTTCCTGTGGTTAAAGGTGCCCTTTGGCCTGTTATTTGGGTTGACGATCGGCATCATGGCACTAGTTCCCTTTGGAGGCACTGTCGGCATTATCATTGTCACCATTCTGGTGACGTTACAGAATTTCTGGTTAGGGATCCAGACTCTGCTAGCTGCCGTCATCGTGCAACAAATTCTAGAAAACCTTGTGGCTCCTCGATTACTAGGTAGTTTTACAGGTTTAAACCCGGTGTGGATTTTGATTGCTATTTTGACAGGAGCGAGGATCGGCGGCTTATTGGGTGTGATTGTGTCGGTGCCGATCGCAGTTGTCATTAAAACAGCCCTTGTAGCTATCCGAATGCCAGATGAGGACTTTAGCTCATCACTGCTACACTCGGATGATAACAATAGGGACTCCAGCTATAAACCATTAGCAGCCTCTGACCCCAATGTGCGCTCGTTGATGTCATCCGAAGTCGTTGGAGATGCCTAA